The genomic segment AGCCCAACCATACAGCAACAGCAATAAATTTTAACTCTAACGTGACGATGGGAACCACCACAGCGATCGTCCTCAGACCGAATCTCGTTTCTTCTATTGTCTCAGAATTAGGTCTTTGCGATCGCAAACGCGAAAAGATTCTTTAAAAAATATTTATGTTGCTCCTATCTTCAGTAATGCGATCGCCATCGCATCTAGGGCGAAAGCCTAGCTTTTTTCAAGCGATTTTCGCTATACCATTGGGCAATTTCCGGAATCCAGCGTTCAAAATGGGGAAAAATATGCTCGCATAGCTTTTGGCATTCTAGCTGTGCATCTAGCTTATAGCGCAAGTCTAATAAGTGCATTAGCGATCGCGCGTTTAAAGATACCACAAAATGCTGCCGCACATCAAACGCAATAATCCCGCGGGCATGTTCTTCTGAAACCCCATTTTCTATCATCTCGGCATATCGTTTTGCCCCTTGCAAACACCATTCTAGATCCGCATTACGCATCTCTTCTGTATAAGTATAATGCTTGCCCTGTCGATTAGAATAATCTCCTACCGGACGCAGATAAAATACCTCTTCAATATCTTTTAAACCTCGTGCCGCTTGGACAATTCGGGAGCCTGTATAGCGGTTAGAATTATGAACCACTAAATTGTTAGCAACAAAGTTATGCCACTTTCCGGAAACTTCCAGATCGTAAGTCATTTGGTGTCCCAAATACTCGACTTTAACCACCTTAACCGGATGAGCTTTAAGTTTATTTCCTGGAGGCTTGGGTTTAGCATTCCAAGATTTCGGCTCTAAAATGGGTTGATAGCTCTTGGCAAACTCTTCTTCTTGATGATTCTGATGAATGCTTTCATGACAAGTCTTACATAAAGTGATGAGATTATCAAAATCATAAGCCAAACTTTCATCAGCATAAACCGGAACTAAATGATGGGCGTGTAATTGACCTCCACGTTCTCCACAACACTGACAAATATAATCAAACTTTTGGTGAACTTGAGGGGCAATCTCTCTAGTCCAGGCACCAATTTTCTGGCGTTCGTTAGAAGTACCACCCTTCCAAAAGTTAGAGTCAGCTCCTCGTCGAGTATACTTCCTGGCATTATCTCGACGTTTTTGTTGACTCTCTGGGGACAAATTCAGATGGTATCCTGGCTTGCCTTTATTCCATGGCTCTTTTGACCCTTTGGGACGTTTATTCAAAGAGAGTCCGTAAAAGTACACCCACTTTTTAATCACTTCAATAGAGCAATTGCACAGTTCTGCCATCTCATCAACATGAAGTCCTTCACCCAATTTTTCTTGTAACCATAATTGGTCGCGATACAGGGGATTGAGTTTAGATGTTGGAGGAGTAGTGTTTCTTACCAAAGAATCTAAGGGTAAACCATGTTGGTTCGCCCAATGCCTAATTGTTGATGCAGAACAGTTCGCTAATTCAGCAATTTTTTCAATTGAGTAACCGGCGCTAACCTGTTCTTCCATCCAATGTTTCTCGCGATATAAGCGATTCGCAGTAACTGGGATTCCATTACACATAACCCGAGCTTCTTTAGTCATTTTCAGCACCTGACCATCGTCTCTAGTTACGAGTCCGACTGCTTCACCCATGGTTTGCCAACCTGCTGAAGTAAATAGTCGATGATTCACCGTACAATCGAGAGTTTTACCATTTTCCAAGGTGATGCGATAAACCGGTTGTATACCTTGACAAATGACTTGTTTAATATGTCCGATTTCAAATAAGCCAGTTTCCTCATTTAAAACTCGCAATCGCATTTTTCGCAGTCTCTGCTGACAATCGCGCCGATATTCTCCAGGAGGTTCGCCTTTTCGTCCCCTAATCTGTCTCGAACGAATTCCTTTCTCACCATTGTGCCAGAGATCGTATAATTCTCCGATCGTTTTTTTCAGTTTCTTACTGCTTTCACCATTACAGTTAACAAAGGTTACTTCAGTATTGGCGGCAAGACACTGAACATCAAACGAGATTCCTACCCGATGAGTACGAACTTGTTGCATAACGCTGTGGGGAAAGTAACCGCAATTAAGCACAATTTGCGGATGTTCTAAGGGACCGTAATGTCCTCTTCCCCCAGCCAAAAGCCGTTTGACAATAATATTTCCTGCTTCTGTTTCTTCCGGCCAGTTATCTCGTTCGTCGTAGACTAAATTCTCGCTGTAATCTTGATGCATTGCAGCATAGATTACTTGCTGTGGATTAGAGGTTTGCGAAATAACTTCAACTCGAAATTTATCCATGAAATCAATTAACAATTAATAATTAACAATTAATAACGGGTATTAGTCGTTGAATTGTAGTAACAGCAAGGCAAGAATTACCACAGTCATGTCTTTAATTTTAGCAAACATGTAGAAAATTCATATTATGAAATACTTAAAATGCGCGATCGCTCTCGGGAATTACTGTTCTTCATTCTTTAAATGTCTGGTTTAAAGATTGCGAACTTGTTGGCGAAAGGCTCTGAGGGCAGGACTTCTTCCGATCGCAATACTCTGTGCGATCGCATCGGTCACTAAATTTGCGATCGCCAGTTCCGGAAATGTCGGACTTTGGGTAACGAGCTGATAGTGTTGCGATCGTAGGACATAGATATTCAGTTTTCCGCTATCCCAAATCCAAAGCTCGGGAACTCCTAAGCTCGCGTAAGCTTCCAGTTGAGTTTTCGAGGTAACATCGACTTCTATGGCTAAATCTGGGGGAGGATCGATCGATAAATTGACTCGTCGCTTTCCTCGCATCTGAGCATGATTGCTAATATAGAAACATTGGTCTGGTTCGAGACCAAACCCCATCTCTTGACGTTTAAACGTGGTTGAGCCGAAACATTCGCAGTCAATTTCTAGTTCATCCAGCAGAATTTTAACCATATCGCCGATAATTTCTTTATCAACTTCATGTTCTGGAGTAGGCATTCTGATTTCTAAAGTATTGTGGCTGTAAGCAATACGCGAAGAACGACGTTCTCCCAATTCTTTTAGAATGGCTTCAAACTCAGACCAGTCAATGCGATTAATCCGGATTCGTTGACCGGGAGGAACGTCCAGTTGTCGTAATTCCAGAGTAATAGTCATTGGCTATATCCATTAAGAATAGGAATTGGTCTAGCTTCAGATACAGAAACCGGATTCTGAGCGAAAATCAATCCGGTTTCTAGTTAGAGAACGTTCGCGCGATCGCGAATTATTCGCCAGTAATGGAAAGTCCGTCTACCCAGATGCGAGGACAAACACCATCGGGAATAATTTCCGGTTCCGGTTCGACATAGACAATGGACTTTAGTACATCTAAGAAGTCTCCAGCAACAGTAGCTGAATCAATCGATGTTCTCTCGCCTTTATTGACTAACCAACCATCGAACGGGAGAGAAAACGAACCTTGTAAGGATTGGACTCCAGCATGTAAAGCGTTGAGTTCGTCAATCAGAATAACGTTTTCGCATTCTTCCAGCACCCAATTTTTCTCCGCTGCTTTTCCGGGGAAAACATGATAGTAATGGGGACTGACGGTAACTTTTGCGCCGATATTAGCGTGACCGGTAGGTTCGGCATTTAAGCGTTTTGCCGTTCCCGCACTGTGGATAAAGTTGGTCAGTTTTCCTTCGGTAATAATCGAAACTCGCCGAGTTGGGGTTCCTTCACCATCAAAAGCACTTTTACTAATGTTTTCTGGATGCAATTCATCGTCAGCAACCGAGAGCAAGGGCGAGGCAATTTCTGTACCCAATGATTCGCGAGTAGATAAGCTTTGGCGATCCAGAATATTTTGCGCGTTAAAGATATTGGAAAAGGCATCAAATAAACTCAAAAATGCCTCGGCGGAAAAGACGACCATGTATTTCCCGGATTTAACTTTTTCGTAGTTCAGGTGACTGATGGTTTTGTCTTTCGCTTCGTCCAAACATCCTTGAATATCGAGATGGTCTAAACCCAAGCTAATTCTAACCGAACCAGCGCTCCGGGGTTTCTTTCCTTCTTGCTCGGTTTTGGTATAGAGATAAATGGAAGCATAAGAACCGCCTTCATAGCGCGCCGCACCATCGCTGTTGAGATAGAAGCGCTCGATATCGCGCTGGGCAATGCCATTATAGGGCACGGATGCGATCGCATCATGAGAGCCGACGAGCTGTTGTTCGGCATCCACGAGCTTTTCGATCAAAGTCGAGACCGGCGCTTGCGGCACTTTCTCTACCGTGGTTTCGAGAGGAGATGTCGCTTCTGGGCTAAAGTCGGGAACGTGCTCCTTCATGCCGAAGAAACTGGCTTCATAGGCAGTTTTTAGAGCTAACTCTAAGCCCTCGGAATCTAGAGAACTGGTGCTCGTAATTCCCATGCGGTTTTCATCGTTCCAGACGCGCACGGTGACGCTGGAGCGTTGGGAGGCTTTCACTTTATCCGGTTCGCCACTATCGACTTGCACGCTAGTTTCATCCACGGCGGAACCATATATATCGAATTTCTCGATACCGAGTTTTTGCGCGCTTTCTTTTGCCGATGCCGCGAGCGCATCAATTGTTTGTGCCATCTTAATTTTTCCTTCGTTTCTATTTGTTTTTGTCGTTGTTATTTGTCGGTGGGTTGGGGGCGGGTTTACAAACATATTCCTGAGTGTTGGAGATGGTTGGTTAACCCGCCCCTACAGGTTATTTGGTGGTTTGGTTATTCCCTATTCCCGAAATCCCTATCGTCCGCCGACAACGATGGAATCGACTTTGATATGGGGTTGTCCGACGGTGACGTAGACGCTGCCGCTGACGGAACCGCAGAATCCAGCGGCTAATCCTAAATCTTGCGAACTCATGGAAATTTTGTGCATGATGTCTTTGGCTTCGCCGATTAAAGTTGCGCCTTTTAAGGGTTTGCTGACTTTGCCATTTTCAATCAGATAAGCTTCATCAACAGCAAAGTTAAATTCGCCGGTGGGTCCGACGCTACCGCCACCCATTTTCTTGCAGTAAATTCCTTTATCCACGGAGGCGAATATGTCGTCTAAGCTATAGGCTCCGGGAGCAATATAAGTGTTGCGCATCCGCGACGCCGCAGCATAGGTATATCCTTGACGGCGACCGCTTCCAGTGCGGGGATGGCCGGTGCGCATGAAGCCAGCGCGGTCGGAGATAAAGTTTTTCAGAATACCGTTTTCAATTAAAAGCGTCTTTTGCGTCGGCATTCCTTCGTCATCCATGTCGATGGTACCAAATTCTCCATCCGATCGCCCTTCATCCCAAGCGGTAAGATTTTCATGTGCGATTTTTTCCCCTTTCATATCCATAAAGGGAGTGGTTTTCTTCTCAATTTGCGTGGTTTCGAGCAGATGACCGCAGGCTTCGTGGAAAATTACACCGCCGAACTTATTCGCCATAATGACGGGGTAAGTTCCAGACTCGACATAGTCGGCGTAGAGCATGTTTCCAGCGGCTTCGGCAATTTCGGCGGCATTGGCGTCGCTATCCCAGTTGCGGAGAAAGCTGGGTTGGCTGGTGCTGCCGATGCGTTGACCGATGGAGGCGCGATCGCTACCATCAGCACAGAGCAAGCTACAACCGACAGACTGGGTGAGGCGAATATCTCGCGCAAAGGTTCCATCGCTAGCGGCAACGAGAACTTCTTGCCAGTCGCGGAAATAGACGGCGCGGCGAGATTGAATGTGGGAGGCTTTTTGGTTGAGGCGATCGCTCGCTTGCAGTAAAATGTCTCCCATCTCTTGCATGGAACTACAGTTGCCCAACCACAATTCTTTACCTTTGGTGCTGGCATAGTCCCGCAGGGGTTCGAGATTAACTTCCGGAATGTAAGATTGAGCGGAAGGCAGGTTAAAGCCGAGAATGAGCAATCCTTTTTCCAGAGCCGCTTTCAGTCCGGTGAAGGAAAGATCGTTCGTGCTCACGTAGCAGTCTGCTTTCCCTCGGAAGACGCGCACCCCAGCCCCCGTAGAGAGGCGAGGCGAAATGCTGGTGATGGCATCATCTTCGGCCATGCAACTGATGTAGTTAATCCGCTCGAGGAAAAATTCGATAAAATCTGCACCAGAGGCGCGTCCCCATCCTAGGAGCGTCGAGAGCATTGCTTCCCAGCTTTCATCGAAGCGATGTTTCGTCGAGGAATACTCTCGGGTGGAGAGGTCTTGGGATAAGGGAGCTGGAATTACAAGGGTCATAGAAGTCGCTTGCGGTGATAGAGTCAGTAGGTTTTTGCACGATCGCACCTCTCTAGTTTGTCATATTTGCGCGGTTCTGGCTGCTATCTCTCGGTCGCGATCGCCGGACTAACCTGCGAAGATATACGCCTTTGATATAATCGGCAGGGTGCGTTATTTTTCCAGAGCATAACCATGGTGACTGAAGGCGTTTCTTACCACTACCTGACTCCGCAATGTTTTTTAGACCGCAGCGCTCGGGTATTTGCTGACAAAGTTGCGATCGCCTATGGGGAGCAGCAATGGACCTATGCACAGTTTGCGACCCGAGTCAACCAATTGGCGAATGCGCTACAAGAATGGGGACTGGAAAAAGGCGATCGCGTGGCGTTTTTGTGTCCGAATATTCCGCCACTGATTGAGGCGCATTTTGCGATTCCTTTAGCTGGCGGTATTTTAATTGCGATTAACAGCCGTTTGGCTCCGAAAGATATTGCTTATATTCTGAATGATTCTGGCGCGCGAGTTTTATGCGTCGATACGGAATTGTCAGCTTTAATTGCACCCATTCGCGAGGAACTTACCCATCTCGAAGCAATTATTAATATCGTTGACGAACAAGCAAATGTATCGGCAGAAAAACTATCGGAACTCGATTACGAAACCTTCCTCGCACAAGGCAGTCCGGAACCCGTTGCCTCTTCCTTAGACAGCGAAAACGATCCGATTACAATTAACTATACCAGCGGGACTAGCGGTCAACCCAAAGGAGTGGTCTATAGCCATCGCGCCGTTTATCTCAACGCTATGGGAATGGCTTTAGAAATTGGCATGAATAACCGTAGCGTCTATCTCTGGACGTTGCCCATGTTCCACTGTAACGGTTGGTGTTTTCCCTGGGGAGTGGTTGCCGTCGGTGGAACTCATATCTGTTTGCGCAAGTTCACTCCGAAAACCGCTTTGTCCTTAATGATGAGCGAAAAAGTGACCCATTTCTGTGGCTCGCCGACCTTATTAATTATGCTGGCCAACGATCGCACCATCGATCGACTGCAACTCGACAATACTATCACCACCATCGTTGGCGGCGCGCCTCCTTCTCCCAGCCTCATCGAGAAAATGGAGTCTCTCGGCATTCACCTGATTCACGGTTATGGCTTAACCGAAACCTACGGCCCCCACACCCTTTGTGTATGGCAAGCACCGTGGAACGATCTATCTCTAGAGGAACAAGCGAAAATCAAGGCCAGACAAGGCGTTGCCACCGTTCATGCCACCCACCTGCGCGTGGTGGATGAAGCCATGAATGATGTTCCAGCCGATGGCGAAACCTTGGGAGAAGTGGTGATGCGCGGGAATAACGTCATGCAAGGTTATTTTAACGACCCGGAAGCTACCGAATCTGCCTGTCGCGGCGGTTGGTTTCACAGTGGAGACCTGGCTGTGATGCATCCCGGAGGATATATCGAACTGCGCGATCGCGCCAAAGATATTATTATTAGCAAAGGCATGAATATCTCCACCATTGAGATCGAACAAGCCATGTACAAACATCCAGCAGTTTTGGAGGTTGCGGCGATCGCAATTCCCGATAAAGCCAGAGGTGAAGTCCCGAAAGTTTTCGTCAAGCTAAAGCCAGAGACAACAGCAACAGAAGACGAACTCCTGCAATTTGTCCGCCAGCATTTAGCGCAATTCAAATGGCCGAAAGCGATCGAATTTACCGACTTACCAAAAACCGCAACCGGGAAAGTGCAAAAGTATTTATTGCGGCAGAACGAATGGGGCGATCGGGATAAACAAATTAATTAACCCGATCGATGGTTTACGGAGGTAGAGGATTATTATGTAATTATACAGTAGTTTTGAGAATTTATTGAAGTTGGCTATAATTGTCTAGTGCCATTCTTCAATAATCGTTTTTGGGTAATGTACGATTACAGTCTTGGCGAACAAGCAGGCTAGCTTACTAAAGTTATGACACAGCTACGCGATCGTCCAATCGATCCCTCACCCAATTCAACCGATAAAACCCTAATTGTCGAACAACGAACCTGGGAACAATTCCAATGGTTGCGCCAAGGATTTGAGGGTACGTCTGGAGTCCGGTTAGGATATTATCGAGGAACCATTGAAATTGTTATGCCTGGGGAAGAACATGAATTTTTCAAGACCATTATTGGGTTTCTCATTGAATTATTTTTGATTGAAAAAGGTATCGATTTAATTCCCGCAGGTTCCATGACTCAGGAAAAGAAAGGACTGGTTTCGCTGCAAGCTGATGAATCTTATTGGATTATTGCGAAAAAGGAAATTCCCGATTTATCAATTGAGGTTATTTTTACGAGCGGTAACTCGAGTAAACTAGAACGATACCAAGCTTTAGGCGTACCGGAAGTCTGGTTTTGGGAAGACGGAGTATTTGCTTTATACCACTTACGAGAGGATGGTTACGATCGGATCGAAGCGAGCGAGCTTCCCGGACTCACCGAGCTGAATATCCAACTTCTTTCTCAATGCGTATTGCTCGCTCAGACTTCTCGAGTAGAGGCAGTACGTCAATTTCGTCAAGGAATCTAAAGTCTATTGCCAACAATGCAGTATAAATCGTCGTTTTTCAAGAGTTCATCGACTCGCGCACCCGTGCTATTTGTTTCGGAGCATTGATTTTTTCCCAGAGTGCGATCGCACGGTTAAAGTAATCTTGACTCTGGACAATATCTCCAGTTTCCTTATAAGTTAACCCCAGTTGATAGTAAGCTTCGGCCAGATCGCATTTTGCTCCCAATTTCTCTAAAATATCGATGGATTGAATGTGATAACGAAAGGCAGTTTTCAAATTATTTTGTACGCGATAGAGTTCGGCAATTCCGATAAATGCTTTGCCTTTTACTTGAGGGAAATTAAGTTGTTCTGCAACGTTTAAAGCTTGTTTATAGTTTGTCATGGCTTCTTTGTTTTGCTTCAGCTCTTTATAAGTTAGTCCTAAAAACAGAAAAGCATATCCATGTACCCAAGCATTTCTACGAACATCAACTAGTTGAGATTGAGCTTGGTGTATATATTCAAGTGCCTGATTATAGTTGCCAAGTTTAGATTCAAGTAATCCCAACAATAATAAATATTCCGTACTGGAGTAAAAAAAGCCAGAAAAACTAACTTCAACTTTGTCTGTGTAATCGAGATGGTCTCTCTTAAACTGCTGAACCAATTGAAAAGAGCTTGAGAATGATATTTTTGCTTTTCGGATTTCCAGCATGTCCAACTGGCAAAGACCTATATTGAACTTTCCAAGAGCCAGTATCCTAGTGATTTTCATTCTTGCTTTGACAGCATGATTATTGTTGGATAAAATAATTTCGGCATTTTTCTCACTTTCCTTGTGATAATTGATTGCCAAGTCAAGATTTCCTCTTAGCCATTCAATATCACCAATAATATTATAACATGACATAAGAATATGACTTTGATGAATTTTATATATAACTTCTAAGATATAATTGCTCATTTGATTAAGCAAGCCTAATCGATAAAAAGAATTTCCTAAAGGTTCGGCTTGTTGGGCTATATTGTCTCGTTCTTCAACCAAAATTAAACCGGCTAAATTAAAATCTTGAATTAAGATATGATGATGATAAGCTTCGATCGCCTGTTGAGCATCTTCAACGGTTTCAACCGACTTCACCCAATCTGTCCAGAATTCGGCTGCTGTGCGGTTTGCTCGTTCCCACTCTTCACTATCTTGCAACCGTTTTACTGCTTCTTGCCGAATTAAAGGATGTAACTTATACTCTCGATTAACGCGCTCGACTAAACTGCGATCGCACAAATCCCGAATCGCTTTTACTCCTTCATTCTTGGATACATCCCACAATAAACACAATAACCCTTCTCTGGGAACTGTCGGCACATCTTGAAAGCGAAAACATCCCATGCGATAGAGCAACTGATAAGCGGTTGGGGAGATATTTTGCAGGCGGTTAAATTGTTCGATAATCAAATTGTCAATAGCTTGTTCGACAACAACTCCTTCTTGAGTGTGGTGCAATGTCCAGTAGTCGGCGATATCGTTATCGTAATCGGTAGAAATGCGCGATCGCAATATCTTCATCGCCAACGCATTTCCTTGATACCCTTCATGTATCTCTGCGAAAACTGGAGTACCCGTATCGATCGCTTTCTGCTGAAAATACTCCTGCCATGCTTCTAAGCTCAAACGCGCTAACGGATAAACCTCAATATCCAAATTCTCGGCAACCGTTTCGCGACTGGTAATTAACGTCAGCGAGCGAACCGCCGAACCCGATAACACTCGCAATAACTCCACATAACTGCGATGGTTTTCAATAAATCGTCCTCCTTCAGTTAATGCAGGTTCCAGATTATCCACCAGCACGCCTATTTTGTCTGACT from the Roseofilum casamattae BLCC-M143 genome contains:
- a CDS encoding acyl--CoA ligase family protein, encoding MVTEGVSYHYLTPQCFLDRSARVFADKVAIAYGEQQWTYAQFATRVNQLANALQEWGLEKGDRVAFLCPNIPPLIEAHFAIPLAGGILIAINSRLAPKDIAYILNDSGARVLCVDTELSALIAPIREELTHLEAIINIVDEQANVSAEKLSELDYETFLAQGSPEPVASSLDSENDPITINYTSGTSGQPKGVVYSHRAVYLNAMGMALEIGMNNRSVYLWTLPMFHCNGWCFPWGVVAVGGTHICLRKFTPKTALSLMMSEKVTHFCGSPTLLIMLANDRTIDRLQLDNTITTIVGGAPPSPSLIEKMESLGIHLIHGYGLTETYGPHTLCVWQAPWNDLSLEEQAKIKARQGVATVHATHLRVVDEAMNDVPADGETLGEVVMRGNNVMQGYFNDPEATESACRGGWFHSGDLAVMHPGGYIELRDRAKDIIISKGMNISTIEIEQAMYKHPAVLEVAAIAIPDKARGEVPKVFVKLKPETTATEDELLQFVRQHLAQFKWPKAIEFTDLPKTATGKVQKYLLRQNEWGDRDKQIN
- a CDS encoding FAD-dependent thymidylate synthase; the protein is MDKFRVEVISQTSNPQQVIYAAMHQDYSENLVYDERDNWPEETEAGNIIVKRLLAGGRGHYGPLEHPQIVLNCGYFPHSVMQQVRTHRVGISFDVQCLAANTEVTFVNCNGESSKKLKKTIGELYDLWHNGEKGIRSRQIRGRKGEPPGEYRRDCQQRLRKMRLRVLNEETGLFEIGHIKQVICQGIQPVYRITLENGKTLDCTVNHRLFTSAGWQTMGEAVGLVTRDDGQVLKMTKEARVMCNGIPVTANRLYREKHWMEEQVSAGYSIEKIAELANCSASTIRHWANQHGLPLDSLVRNTTPPTSKLNPLYRDQLWLQEKLGEGLHVDEMAELCNCSIEVIKKWVYFYGLSLNKRPKGSKEPWNKGKPGYHLNLSPESQQKRRDNARKYTRRGADSNFWKGGTSNERQKIGAWTREIAPQVHQKFDYICQCCGERGGQLHAHHLVPVYADESLAYDFDNLITLCKTCHESIHQNHQEEEFAKSYQPILEPKSWNAKPKPPGNKLKAHPVKVVKVEYLGHQMTYDLEVSGKWHNFVANNLVVHNSNRYTGSRIVQAARGLKDIEEVFYLRPVGDYSNRQGKHYTYTEEMRNADLEWCLQGAKRYAEMIENGVSEEHARGIIAFDVRQHFVVSLNARSLMHLLDLRYKLDAQLECQKLCEHIFPHFERWIPEIAQWYSENRLKKARLSP
- a CDS encoding tetratricopeptide repeat protein, with protein sequence MEQEQFDRVFAKLTERRKEVLTLFLSGAEDDRVADSLHITKNTVRQHIRNLCIAFSLTDDLDSNKTSQRHKLVRLFAKHKPELVAPETAVEEDRAELERDEETTSNPNFVGREQAIMDIDNLVRQGARCICILSPGGVGKTVLAEQYLQQRFQTVVRFDIAKERQNVSSAESLVEEKLRSLGEEPGREFLVSLARLRAKLESDKIGVLVDNLEPALTEGGRFIENHRSYVELLRVLSGSAVRSLTLITSRETVAENLDIEVYPLARLSLEAWQEYFQQKAIDTGTPVFAEIHEGYQGNALAMKILRSRISTDYDNDIADYWTLHHTQEGVVVEQAIDNLIIEQFNRLQNISPTAYQLLYRMGCFRFQDVPTVPREGLLCLLWDVSKNEGVKAIRDLCDRSLVERVNREYKLHPLIRQEAVKRLQDSEEWERANRTAAEFWTDWVKSVETVEDAQQAIEAYHHHILIQDFNLAGLILVEERDNIAQQAEPLGNSFYRLGLLNQMSNYILEVIYKIHQSHILMSCYNIIGDIEWLRGNLDLAINYHKESEKNAEIILSNNNHAVKARMKITRILALGKFNIGLCQLDMLEIRKAKISFSSSFQLVQQFKRDHLDYTDKVEVSFSGFFYSSTEYLLLLGLLESKLGNYNQALEYIHQAQSQLVDVRRNAWVHGYAFLFLGLTYKELKQNKEAMTNYKQALNVAEQLNFPQVKGKAFIGIAELYRVQNNLKTAFRYHIQSIDILEKLGAKCDLAEAYYQLGLTYKETGDIVQSQDYFNRAIALWEKINAPKQIARVRESMNS
- a CDS encoding Uma2 family endonuclease, producing the protein MTITLELRQLDVPPGQRIRINRIDWSEFEAILKELGERRSSRIAYSHNTLEIRMPTPEHEVDKEIIGDMVKILLDELEIDCECFGSTTFKRQEMGFGLEPDQCFYISNHAQMRGKRRVNLSIDPPPDLAIEVDVTSKTQLEAYASLGVPELWIWDSGKLNIYVLRSQHYQLVTQSPTFPELAIANLVTDAIAQSIAIGRSPALRAFRQQVRNL
- a CDS encoding TldD/PmbA family protein; protein product: MTLVIPAPLSQDLSTREYSSTKHRFDESWEAMLSTLLGWGRASGADFIEFFLERINYISCMAEDDAITSISPRLSTGAGVRVFRGKADCYVSTNDLSFTGLKAALEKGLLILGFNLPSAQSYIPEVNLEPLRDYASTKGKELWLGNCSSMQEMGDILLQASDRLNQKASHIQSRRAVYFRDWQEVLVAASDGTFARDIRLTQSVGCSLLCADGSDRASIGQRIGSTSQPSFLRNWDSDANAAEIAEAAGNMLYADYVESGTYPVIMANKFGGVIFHEACGHLLETTQIEKKTTPFMDMKGEKIAHENLTAWDEGRSDGEFGTIDMDDEGMPTQKTLLIENGILKNFISDRAGFMRTGHPRTGSGRRQGYTYAAASRMRNTYIAPGAYSLDDIFASVDKGIYCKKMGGGSVGPTGEFNFAVDEAYLIENGKVSKPLKGATLIGEAKDIMHKISMSSQDLGLAAGFCGSVSGSVYVTVGQPHIKVDSIVVGGR
- a CDS encoding Uma2 family endonuclease yields the protein MTQLRDRPIDPSPNSTDKTLIVEQRTWEQFQWLRQGFEGTSGVRLGYYRGTIEIVMPGEEHEFFKTIIGFLIELFLIEKGIDLIPAGSMTQEKKGLVSLQADESYWIIAKKEIPDLSIEVIFTSGNSSKLERYQALGVPEVWFWEDGVFALYHLREDGYDRIEASELPGLTELNIQLLSQCVLLAQTSRVEAVRQFRQGI
- a CDS encoding TldD/PmbA family protein; the encoded protein is MAQTIDALAASAKESAQKLGIEKFDIYGSAVDETSVQVDSGEPDKVKASQRSSVTVRVWNDENRMGITSTSSLDSEGLELALKTAYEASFFGMKEHVPDFSPEATSPLETTVEKVPQAPVSTLIEKLVDAEQQLVGSHDAIASVPYNGIAQRDIERFYLNSDGAARYEGGSYASIYLYTKTEQEGKKPRSAGSVRISLGLDHLDIQGCLDEAKDKTISHLNYEKVKSGKYMVVFSAEAFLSLFDAFSNIFNAQNILDRQSLSTRESLGTEIASPLLSVADDELHPENISKSAFDGEGTPTRRVSIITEGKLTNFIHSAGTAKRLNAEPTGHANIGAKVTVSPHYYHVFPGKAAEKNWVLEECENVILIDELNALHAGVQSLQGSFSLPFDGWLVNKGERTSIDSATVAGDFLDVLKSIVYVEPEPEIIPDGVCPRIWVDGLSITGE